In one Gossypium hirsutum isolate 1008001.06 chromosome D09, Gossypium_hirsutum_v2.1, whole genome shotgun sequence genomic region, the following are encoded:
- the LOC107941124 gene encoding sec1 family domain-containing protein MIP3 isoform X2 — MALIDVTKSCLDSIRQISEHIEGAIVYLDAGCTESFQLMGAFPLFLDLGARAVCSSENMCALDAVADWNGSFESARKIVAHSTYPDSPLGPDAFHEYQSLLLQDYEELIENSDLKSGQLVDSNTKGNLTLEDEGWSRFTSNEDVPSLEASSAGKNQYGDSPRQGMVDLGQKPIVSVHHFPMILSPISPRVFVLPSEGSIAEACLSSEHEDSISAGLPSLSTGLPSDVDEVPPAATLTAHFLYHLAAKMDLKMEIFSLGDLSKTIGKILTDMSSLYDVGRRKRTVGLLLIDRTLDLLTPCCHGDSLLDRIFSALPRKERTSSSASIKCSQAQLKPGPSSLARASLEVQIPIGEVLTKEDFEIDDSGLSNGIEAFRCGWDSYNSASEMVDLISLSKKASDEKFFPAELLQGSLVSTETFKGTPYLEAILDRKTKDGAILVKKWLQETLRRENMTTDVKTRPGFASKLELKTMIKALTKSQSSLIRNRGIIQLASATLRALDESCSARWDAFISAEKILSVNAGDTSQSLAAQISDLINKSAFAGSDGKKSGKKELSQGLLSFQDALLLTITGYILAGENFPTSGSGGPFSWQEEHFLKEAILDAILENPSVARLKFLHGLTQELEANLNKTKSDVTKETSTDELNIDDFDDDQWGKWGDEDEDEENDNKEQEYDDMQLKLELRDRVDNLFKYLHKLSSLKSKKGPLGLESNLSSDPYANKGLLYKLLTKILGKFDVPGLEYHSSTVGRLFKSGFGRFGLGQAKPSLADQNLILVFVVGGINGVEVQEAQEALSESGRPDIELVLGGTTFLTPDDMLDLLLGESSYI, encoded by the exons ATGGCTTTGATTGATGTCACCAAATCTTGCCTTGATTCGATTCGCCAA ATATCAGAACACATCGAAGGGGCAATTGTATACCTAGATGCTGGATGCACGGAAAGTTTCCAGCTTATGGGAGCATTTCCTCTTTTCCTGGACCTTGGAGCACGTGCAGTTTGCAGCTCAGAAAACATGTGTGCTCTTGATGCG GTAGCTGACTGGAATGGAAGTTTTGAATCAGCAAGGAAAATT GTAGCTCATTCAACATATCCTGATTCACCTCTTGGACCTGATGCATTCCATGAGTATCAATCCTTGCTTCTCCAAGATTATGAGGAGCTTATTGAAAATTCTGATTTAAAGTCTGGTCAGTTGGTTGATAGTAATACGAAAGGAAATTTGACCCTTGAAGATGAAGGATGGTCCAGGTTCACCTCCAATGAAGATGTTCCTTCCCTTGAGGCTAGTTCTGCTGGAAAAAATCAATATGGGGATAGTCCAAGACAGGGAATGGTAGATTTGGGACAAAAACCCATTGTTTCTGTCCATCACTTCCCCATGATCTTATCCCCCATTTCACCTAGAGTGTTTGTCTTACCTTCTGAGGGATCTATAGCTGAAGCATGCTTATCATCTGAACACGAGGATTCCATTAGTGCTGGGTTGCCTTCCTTGAGTACCGGATTGCCATCTGATGTTGATGAGGTTCCTCCTGCTGCAACCCTTACTGCTCATTTTCTGTATCATTTGGCTGCCAAG ATGGACttgaaaatggaaattttttcCCTTGGTGATCTGTCAAAAACAATTGGGAAGATTTTGACAGACATGTCAAGTCTCTATGATGTAGGGCGTCGAAAACGGACGGTGGGGTTATTACTTATTGACCGTACCCTTGACCTTCTTACTCCATGCTGTCATGGAGATTCACTTTTAGATCGTATCTTTTCAGCTCTACCTCGTAAGGAAAGAACATCATCCTCTGCAAGTATCAAATGCTCACAGGCCCAGCTTAAACCTGGTCCTTCTAGCCTAGCACGTGCTTCCCTCGAGGTTCAGATACCAATTGGAGAAGTTTTAACCAAAGAAGATTTTGAAATAGATGATTCTGGTCTTTCAAATGGCATTGAAGCTTTTCGCTGTGGGTGGGATTCCTATAACTCTGCTTCAGAAATGGTAGATTTGATTAGTCTCAGCAAGAAAGCTAGTGATGAGAAGTTTTTTCCTGCTGAGCTATTACAGGGGTCCTTAGTCTCTACCGAAACATTCAAAGGAACACCATATTTGGAAGCAATACTAGATAGGAAGACAAAAGATGGGGCTATTCTGGTGAAGAAGTGGCTTCAGGAAACTCTACGTCGAGAGAATATGACTACTGATGTGAAAACTCGCCCTGGTTTTGCTtcaaaattagaattaaaaaccATGATTAAAGCATTAACCAAAAGCCAATCATCCTTAATAAGAAACAGAGGAATTATCCAGTTAGCATCAGCTACTTTACGTGCCCTTGATGAATCATGTAGTGCCAGATGGGATGCATTTATCAGTGCAGAGAAAATATTGAGTGTTAATGCTGGGGATACGAGCCAAAGTCTTGCTGCCCAAATAAGTGATCTAATCAATAAGAGTGCTTTTGCAGGATCAGATGGCAAAAAGAGTGGGAAAAAGGAACTCTCACAAGGGCTACTTTCTTTTCAAGATGCTTTGCTCCTCACAATTACTGGTTATATATTGGCTGGCGAAAACTTCCCAACTTCTGGATCCGGTGGCCCTTTTTCTTGGCAAGAGGAGCACTTTCTTAAAGAAGCTATTTTGGATGCTATACTTGAAAACCCATCGGTAGCTAGGTTGAAGTTTCTTCATGGTCTAACGCAAGAACTTGAGGCCAATTTAAACAAAACTAAATCAGATGTAACCAAAGAAACATCAACAGATGAATTGAACattgatgattttgatgatgatcaGTGGGGTAAATGgggagatgaagatgaagatgaagagaaTGATAATAAAGAGCAAGAATATGATGACATGCAGCTTAAGTTGGAGTTGCGCGATAGAGTGGACAACCTTTTCAAATATCTTCATAAGTTATCTAGTTTAAAGAGCAAGAAAGGGCCATTGGGTTTGGAAAGCAATTTGAGTAGCGATCCTTATGCAAATAAAGGATTACTTTATAAGCTTCTAACAAAGATTTTGGGCAAGTTTGATGTACCAGGATTAGAGTACCATTCATCTACAGTAGGTCGACTGTTTAAAAGTGGGTTTGGAAGATTTGGTCTTGGACAG GCTAAACCAAGTTTAGCAGACCAAAATCTCATTCTGGTTTTTGTTGTTGGAGGCATTAACGGTGTTGAG GTACAAGAAGCACAAGAGGCATTATCAGAAAGTGGAAGACCTGATATCGAATTAGTTCTTGGTGGAACCACTTTTCTAACTCCTGATGACATGCTTGATTTGCTATTGGGAGAATCTAGTTACATTTGA
- the LOC107941124 gene encoding sec1 family domain-containing protein MIP3 isoform X3: protein MALIDVTKSCLDSIRQISEHIEGAIVYLDAGCTESFQLMGAFPLFLDLGARAVCSSENMCALDAVAHSTYPDSPLGPDAFHEYQSLLLQDYEELIENSDLKSGQLVDSNTKGNLTLEDEGWSRFTSNEDVPSLEASSAGKNQYGDSPRQGMVDLGQKPIVSVHHFPMILSPISPRVFVLPSEGSIAEACLSSEHEDSISAGLPSLSTGLPSDVDEVPPAATLTAHFLYHLAAKMDLKMEIFSLGDLSKTIGKILTDMSSLYDVGRRKRTVGLLLIDRTLDLLTPCCHGDSLLDRIFSALPRKERTSSSASIKCSQAQLKPGPSSLARASLEVQIPIGEVLTKEDFEIDDSGLSNGIEAFRCGWDSYNSASEMVDLISLSKKASDEKFFPAELLQGSLVSTETFKGTPYLEAILDRKTKDGAILVKKWLQETLRRENMTTDVKTRPGFASKLELKTMIKALTKSQSSLIRNRGIIQLASATLRALDESCSARWDAFISAEKILSVNAGDTSQSLAAQISDLINKSAFAGSDGKKSGKKELSQGLLSFQDALLLTITGYILAGENFPTSGSGGPFSWQEEHFLKEAILDAILENPSVARLKFLHGLTQELEANLNKTKSDVTKETSTDELNIDDFDDDQWGKWGDEDEDEENDNKEQEYDDMQLKLELRDRVDNLFKYLHKLSSLKSKKGPLGLESNLSSDPYANKGLLYKLLTKILGKFDVPGLEYHSSTVGRLFKSGFGRFGLGQAKPSLADQNLILVFVVGGINGVEVQEAQEALSESGRPDIELVLGGTTFLTPDDMLDLLLGESSYI from the exons ATGGCTTTGATTGATGTCACCAAATCTTGCCTTGATTCGATTCGCCAA ATATCAGAACACATCGAAGGGGCAATTGTATACCTAGATGCTGGATGCACGGAAAGTTTCCAGCTTATGGGAGCATTTCCTCTTTTCCTGGACCTTGGAGCACGTGCAGTTTGCAGCTCAGAAAACATGTGTGCTCTTGATGCG GTAGCTCATTCAACATATCCTGATTCACCTCTTGGACCTGATGCATTCCATGAGTATCAATCCTTGCTTCTCCAAGATTATGAGGAGCTTATTGAAAATTCTGATTTAAAGTCTGGTCAGTTGGTTGATAGTAATACGAAAGGAAATTTGACCCTTGAAGATGAAGGATGGTCCAGGTTCACCTCCAATGAAGATGTTCCTTCCCTTGAGGCTAGTTCTGCTGGAAAAAATCAATATGGGGATAGTCCAAGACAGGGAATGGTAGATTTGGGACAAAAACCCATTGTTTCTGTCCATCACTTCCCCATGATCTTATCCCCCATTTCACCTAGAGTGTTTGTCTTACCTTCTGAGGGATCTATAGCTGAAGCATGCTTATCATCTGAACACGAGGATTCCATTAGTGCTGGGTTGCCTTCCTTGAGTACCGGATTGCCATCTGATGTTGATGAGGTTCCTCCTGCTGCAACCCTTACTGCTCATTTTCTGTATCATTTGGCTGCCAAG ATGGACttgaaaatggaaattttttcCCTTGGTGATCTGTCAAAAACAATTGGGAAGATTTTGACAGACATGTCAAGTCTCTATGATGTAGGGCGTCGAAAACGGACGGTGGGGTTATTACTTATTGACCGTACCCTTGACCTTCTTACTCCATGCTGTCATGGAGATTCACTTTTAGATCGTATCTTTTCAGCTCTACCTCGTAAGGAAAGAACATCATCCTCTGCAAGTATCAAATGCTCACAGGCCCAGCTTAAACCTGGTCCTTCTAGCCTAGCACGTGCTTCCCTCGAGGTTCAGATACCAATTGGAGAAGTTTTAACCAAAGAAGATTTTGAAATAGATGATTCTGGTCTTTCAAATGGCATTGAAGCTTTTCGCTGTGGGTGGGATTCCTATAACTCTGCTTCAGAAATGGTAGATTTGATTAGTCTCAGCAAGAAAGCTAGTGATGAGAAGTTTTTTCCTGCTGAGCTATTACAGGGGTCCTTAGTCTCTACCGAAACATTCAAAGGAACACCATATTTGGAAGCAATACTAGATAGGAAGACAAAAGATGGGGCTATTCTGGTGAAGAAGTGGCTTCAGGAAACTCTACGTCGAGAGAATATGACTACTGATGTGAAAACTCGCCCTGGTTTTGCTtcaaaattagaattaaaaaccATGATTAAAGCATTAACCAAAAGCCAATCATCCTTAATAAGAAACAGAGGAATTATCCAGTTAGCATCAGCTACTTTACGTGCCCTTGATGAATCATGTAGTGCCAGATGGGATGCATTTATCAGTGCAGAGAAAATATTGAGTGTTAATGCTGGGGATACGAGCCAAAGTCTTGCTGCCCAAATAAGTGATCTAATCAATAAGAGTGCTTTTGCAGGATCAGATGGCAAAAAGAGTGGGAAAAAGGAACTCTCACAAGGGCTACTTTCTTTTCAAGATGCTTTGCTCCTCACAATTACTGGTTATATATTGGCTGGCGAAAACTTCCCAACTTCTGGATCCGGTGGCCCTTTTTCTTGGCAAGAGGAGCACTTTCTTAAAGAAGCTATTTTGGATGCTATACTTGAAAACCCATCGGTAGCTAGGTTGAAGTTTCTTCATGGTCTAACGCAAGAACTTGAGGCCAATTTAAACAAAACTAAATCAGATGTAACCAAAGAAACATCAACAGATGAATTGAACattgatgattttgatgatgatcaGTGGGGTAAATGgggagatgaagatgaagatgaagagaaTGATAATAAAGAGCAAGAATATGATGACATGCAGCTTAAGTTGGAGTTGCGCGATAGAGTGGACAACCTTTTCAAATATCTTCATAAGTTATCTAGTTTAAAGAGCAAGAAAGGGCCATTGGGTTTGGAAAGCAATTTGAGTAGCGATCCTTATGCAAATAAAGGATTACTTTATAAGCTTCTAACAAAGATTTTGGGCAAGTTTGATGTACCAGGATTAGAGTACCATTCATCTACAGTAGGTCGACTGTTTAAAAGTGGGTTTGGAAGATTTGGTCTTGGACAG GCTAAACCAAGTTTAGCAGACCAAAATCTCATTCTGGTTTTTGTTGTTGGAGGCATTAACGGTGTTGAG GTACAAGAAGCACAAGAGGCATTATCAGAAAGTGGAAGACCTGATATCGAATTAGTTCTTGGTGGAACCACTTTTCTAACTCCTGATGACATGCTTGATTTGCTATTGGGAGAATCTAGTTACATTTGA
- the LOC107941124 gene encoding sec1 family domain-containing protein MIP3 isoform X1, with translation MALIDVTKSCLDSIRQISEHIEGAIVYLDAGCTESFQLMGAFPLFLDLGARAVCSSENMCALDAVADWNGSFESARKIVIMTSRLLSDAHRFILRCLSMHKGGHCFTIFTSISEVAHSTYPDSPLGPDAFHEYQSLLLQDYEELIENSDLKSGQLVDSNTKGNLTLEDEGWSRFTSNEDVPSLEASSAGKNQYGDSPRQGMVDLGQKPIVSVHHFPMILSPISPRVFVLPSEGSIAEACLSSEHEDSISAGLPSLSTGLPSDVDEVPPAATLTAHFLYHLAAKMDLKMEIFSLGDLSKTIGKILTDMSSLYDVGRRKRTVGLLLIDRTLDLLTPCCHGDSLLDRIFSALPRKERTSSSASIKCSQAQLKPGPSSLARASLEVQIPIGEVLTKEDFEIDDSGLSNGIEAFRCGWDSYNSASEMVDLISLSKKASDEKFFPAELLQGSLVSTETFKGTPYLEAILDRKTKDGAILVKKWLQETLRRENMTTDVKTRPGFASKLELKTMIKALTKSQSSLIRNRGIIQLASATLRALDESCSARWDAFISAEKILSVNAGDTSQSLAAQISDLINKSAFAGSDGKKSGKKELSQGLLSFQDALLLTITGYILAGENFPTSGSGGPFSWQEEHFLKEAILDAILENPSVARLKFLHGLTQELEANLNKTKSDVTKETSTDELNIDDFDDDQWGKWGDEDEDEENDNKEQEYDDMQLKLELRDRVDNLFKYLHKLSSLKSKKGPLGLESNLSSDPYANKGLLYKLLTKILGKFDVPGLEYHSSTVGRLFKSGFGRFGLGQAKPSLADQNLILVFVVGGINGVEVQEAQEALSESGRPDIELVLGGTTFLTPDDMLDLLLGESSYI, from the exons ATGGCTTTGATTGATGTCACCAAATCTTGCCTTGATTCGATTCGCCAA ATATCAGAACACATCGAAGGGGCAATTGTATACCTAGATGCTGGATGCACGGAAAGTTTCCAGCTTATGGGAGCATTTCCTCTTTTCCTGGACCTTGGAGCACGTGCAGTTTGCAGCTCAGAAAACATGTGTGCTCTTGATGCG GTAGCTGACTGGAATGGAAGTTTTGAATCAGCAAGGAAAATTGTAATTATGACTTCTCGTTTATTAAGTGATGCACACCGTTTTATACTACGTTGCCTGAGCATGCATAAAGGAGGTCATTGTTTTACGATATTTACATCTATCTCAGAG GTAGCTCATTCAACATATCCTGATTCACCTCTTGGACCTGATGCATTCCATGAGTATCAATCCTTGCTTCTCCAAGATTATGAGGAGCTTATTGAAAATTCTGATTTAAAGTCTGGTCAGTTGGTTGATAGTAATACGAAAGGAAATTTGACCCTTGAAGATGAAGGATGGTCCAGGTTCACCTCCAATGAAGATGTTCCTTCCCTTGAGGCTAGTTCTGCTGGAAAAAATCAATATGGGGATAGTCCAAGACAGGGAATGGTAGATTTGGGACAAAAACCCATTGTTTCTGTCCATCACTTCCCCATGATCTTATCCCCCATTTCACCTAGAGTGTTTGTCTTACCTTCTGAGGGATCTATAGCTGAAGCATGCTTATCATCTGAACACGAGGATTCCATTAGTGCTGGGTTGCCTTCCTTGAGTACCGGATTGCCATCTGATGTTGATGAGGTTCCTCCTGCTGCAACCCTTACTGCTCATTTTCTGTATCATTTGGCTGCCAAG ATGGACttgaaaatggaaattttttcCCTTGGTGATCTGTCAAAAACAATTGGGAAGATTTTGACAGACATGTCAAGTCTCTATGATGTAGGGCGTCGAAAACGGACGGTGGGGTTATTACTTATTGACCGTACCCTTGACCTTCTTACTCCATGCTGTCATGGAGATTCACTTTTAGATCGTATCTTTTCAGCTCTACCTCGTAAGGAAAGAACATCATCCTCTGCAAGTATCAAATGCTCACAGGCCCAGCTTAAACCTGGTCCTTCTAGCCTAGCACGTGCTTCCCTCGAGGTTCAGATACCAATTGGAGAAGTTTTAACCAAAGAAGATTTTGAAATAGATGATTCTGGTCTTTCAAATGGCATTGAAGCTTTTCGCTGTGGGTGGGATTCCTATAACTCTGCTTCAGAAATGGTAGATTTGATTAGTCTCAGCAAGAAAGCTAGTGATGAGAAGTTTTTTCCTGCTGAGCTATTACAGGGGTCCTTAGTCTCTACCGAAACATTCAAAGGAACACCATATTTGGAAGCAATACTAGATAGGAAGACAAAAGATGGGGCTATTCTGGTGAAGAAGTGGCTTCAGGAAACTCTACGTCGAGAGAATATGACTACTGATGTGAAAACTCGCCCTGGTTTTGCTtcaaaattagaattaaaaaccATGATTAAAGCATTAACCAAAAGCCAATCATCCTTAATAAGAAACAGAGGAATTATCCAGTTAGCATCAGCTACTTTACGTGCCCTTGATGAATCATGTAGTGCCAGATGGGATGCATTTATCAGTGCAGAGAAAATATTGAGTGTTAATGCTGGGGATACGAGCCAAAGTCTTGCTGCCCAAATAAGTGATCTAATCAATAAGAGTGCTTTTGCAGGATCAGATGGCAAAAAGAGTGGGAAAAAGGAACTCTCACAAGGGCTACTTTCTTTTCAAGATGCTTTGCTCCTCACAATTACTGGTTATATATTGGCTGGCGAAAACTTCCCAACTTCTGGATCCGGTGGCCCTTTTTCTTGGCAAGAGGAGCACTTTCTTAAAGAAGCTATTTTGGATGCTATACTTGAAAACCCATCGGTAGCTAGGTTGAAGTTTCTTCATGGTCTAACGCAAGAACTTGAGGCCAATTTAAACAAAACTAAATCAGATGTAACCAAAGAAACATCAACAGATGAATTGAACattgatgattttgatgatgatcaGTGGGGTAAATGgggagatgaagatgaagatgaagagaaTGATAATAAAGAGCAAGAATATGATGACATGCAGCTTAAGTTGGAGTTGCGCGATAGAGTGGACAACCTTTTCAAATATCTTCATAAGTTATCTAGTTTAAAGAGCAAGAAAGGGCCATTGGGTTTGGAAAGCAATTTGAGTAGCGATCCTTATGCAAATAAAGGATTACTTTATAAGCTTCTAACAAAGATTTTGGGCAAGTTTGATGTACCAGGATTAGAGTACCATTCATCTACAGTAGGTCGACTGTTTAAAAGTGGGTTTGGAAGATTTGGTCTTGGACAG GCTAAACCAAGTTTAGCAGACCAAAATCTCATTCTGGTTTTTGTTGTTGGAGGCATTAACGGTGTTGAG GTACAAGAAGCACAAGAGGCATTATCAGAAAGTGGAAGACCTGATATCGAATTAGTTCTTGGTGGAACCACTTTTCTAACTCCTGATGACATGCTTGATTTGCTATTGGGAGAATCTAGTTACATTTGA
- the LOC107941124 gene encoding sec1 family domain-containing protein MIP3 isoform X4, whose amino-acid sequence MTSRLLSDAHRFILRCLSMHKGGHCFTIFTSISEVAHSTYPDSPLGPDAFHEYQSLLLQDYEELIENSDLKSGQLVDSNTKGNLTLEDEGWSRFTSNEDVPSLEASSAGKNQYGDSPRQGMVDLGQKPIVSVHHFPMILSPISPRVFVLPSEGSIAEACLSSEHEDSISAGLPSLSTGLPSDVDEVPPAATLTAHFLYHLAAKMDLKMEIFSLGDLSKTIGKILTDMSSLYDVGRRKRTVGLLLIDRTLDLLTPCCHGDSLLDRIFSALPRKERTSSSASIKCSQAQLKPGPSSLARASLEVQIPIGEVLTKEDFEIDDSGLSNGIEAFRCGWDSYNSASEMVDLISLSKKASDEKFFPAELLQGSLVSTETFKGTPYLEAILDRKTKDGAILVKKWLQETLRRENMTTDVKTRPGFASKLELKTMIKALTKSQSSLIRNRGIIQLASATLRALDESCSARWDAFISAEKILSVNAGDTSQSLAAQISDLINKSAFAGSDGKKSGKKELSQGLLSFQDALLLTITGYILAGENFPTSGSGGPFSWQEEHFLKEAILDAILENPSVARLKFLHGLTQELEANLNKTKSDVTKETSTDELNIDDFDDDQWGKWGDEDEDEENDNKEQEYDDMQLKLELRDRVDNLFKYLHKLSSLKSKKGPLGLESNLSSDPYANKGLLYKLLTKILGKFDVPGLEYHSSTVGRLFKSGFGRFGLGQAKPSLADQNLILVFVVGGINGVEVQEAQEALSESGRPDIELVLGGTTFLTPDDMLDLLLGESSYI is encoded by the exons ATGACTTCTCGTTTATTAAGTGATGCACACCGTTTTATACTACGTTGCCTGAGCATGCATAAAGGAGGTCATTGTTTTACGATATTTACATCTATCTCAGAG GTAGCTCATTCAACATATCCTGATTCACCTCTTGGACCTGATGCATTCCATGAGTATCAATCCTTGCTTCTCCAAGATTATGAGGAGCTTATTGAAAATTCTGATTTAAAGTCTGGTCAGTTGGTTGATAGTAATACGAAAGGAAATTTGACCCTTGAAGATGAAGGATGGTCCAGGTTCACCTCCAATGAAGATGTTCCTTCCCTTGAGGCTAGTTCTGCTGGAAAAAATCAATATGGGGATAGTCCAAGACAGGGAATGGTAGATTTGGGACAAAAACCCATTGTTTCTGTCCATCACTTCCCCATGATCTTATCCCCCATTTCACCTAGAGTGTTTGTCTTACCTTCTGAGGGATCTATAGCTGAAGCATGCTTATCATCTGAACACGAGGATTCCATTAGTGCTGGGTTGCCTTCCTTGAGTACCGGATTGCCATCTGATGTTGATGAGGTTCCTCCTGCTGCAACCCTTACTGCTCATTTTCTGTATCATTTGGCTGCCAAG ATGGACttgaaaatggaaattttttcCCTTGGTGATCTGTCAAAAACAATTGGGAAGATTTTGACAGACATGTCAAGTCTCTATGATGTAGGGCGTCGAAAACGGACGGTGGGGTTATTACTTATTGACCGTACCCTTGACCTTCTTACTCCATGCTGTCATGGAGATTCACTTTTAGATCGTATCTTTTCAGCTCTACCTCGTAAGGAAAGAACATCATCCTCTGCAAGTATCAAATGCTCACAGGCCCAGCTTAAACCTGGTCCTTCTAGCCTAGCACGTGCTTCCCTCGAGGTTCAGATACCAATTGGAGAAGTTTTAACCAAAGAAGATTTTGAAATAGATGATTCTGGTCTTTCAAATGGCATTGAAGCTTTTCGCTGTGGGTGGGATTCCTATAACTCTGCTTCAGAAATGGTAGATTTGATTAGTCTCAGCAAGAAAGCTAGTGATGAGAAGTTTTTTCCTGCTGAGCTATTACAGGGGTCCTTAGTCTCTACCGAAACATTCAAAGGAACACCATATTTGGAAGCAATACTAGATAGGAAGACAAAAGATGGGGCTATTCTGGTGAAGAAGTGGCTTCAGGAAACTCTACGTCGAGAGAATATGACTACTGATGTGAAAACTCGCCCTGGTTTTGCTtcaaaattagaattaaaaaccATGATTAAAGCATTAACCAAAAGCCAATCATCCTTAATAAGAAACAGAGGAATTATCCAGTTAGCATCAGCTACTTTACGTGCCCTTGATGAATCATGTAGTGCCAGATGGGATGCATTTATCAGTGCAGAGAAAATATTGAGTGTTAATGCTGGGGATACGAGCCAAAGTCTTGCTGCCCAAATAAGTGATCTAATCAATAAGAGTGCTTTTGCAGGATCAGATGGCAAAAAGAGTGGGAAAAAGGAACTCTCACAAGGGCTACTTTCTTTTCAAGATGCTTTGCTCCTCACAATTACTGGTTATATATTGGCTGGCGAAAACTTCCCAACTTCTGGATCCGGTGGCCCTTTTTCTTGGCAAGAGGAGCACTTTCTTAAAGAAGCTATTTTGGATGCTATACTTGAAAACCCATCGGTAGCTAGGTTGAAGTTTCTTCATGGTCTAACGCAAGAACTTGAGGCCAATTTAAACAAAACTAAATCAGATGTAACCAAAGAAACATCAACAGATGAATTGAACattgatgattttgatgatgatcaGTGGGGTAAATGgggagatgaagatgaagatgaagagaaTGATAATAAAGAGCAAGAATATGATGACATGCAGCTTAAGTTGGAGTTGCGCGATAGAGTGGACAACCTTTTCAAATATCTTCATAAGTTATCTAGTTTAAAGAGCAAGAAAGGGCCATTGGGTTTGGAAAGCAATTTGAGTAGCGATCCTTATGCAAATAAAGGATTACTTTATAAGCTTCTAACAAAGATTTTGGGCAAGTTTGATGTACCAGGATTAGAGTACCATTCATCTACAGTAGGTCGACTGTTTAAAAGTGGGTTTGGAAGATTTGGTCTTGGACAG GCTAAACCAAGTTTAGCAGACCAAAATCTCATTCTGGTTTTTGTTGTTGGAGGCATTAACGGTGTTGAG GTACAAGAAGCACAAGAGGCATTATCAGAAAGTGGAAGACCTGATATCGAATTAGTTCTTGGTGGAACCACTTTTCTAACTCCTGATGACATGCTTGATTTGCTATTGGGAGAATCTAGTTACATTTGA